Sequence from the Zeugodacus cucurbitae isolate PBARC_wt_2022May chromosome 2, idZeuCucr1.2, whole genome shotgun sequence genome:
CAGAACGTAAGaactaataaaaatcaaaacaataaaaacaagtataTTAAAACTAGTCAACAGTTAATCACGACATTCGCAAGATATCACTCGTATAGCTTAAAACCTTCTGCCGGGTGGCAAATACGCTTGTGCTTGTGGTGGAATGTAAGTGTTGGCGGGGGCAGCGGGAGCGGCAGCTGGCGCGGGTGCTGCTGCGGCTTTGCTGGCAAAGTCCAAAACTGGTGCGGAACCGCCATTGTGATTGCTCGATGCACCGGGCAATGTGTCGTATTGCGATTGAATGGCACGTTGGGCATTCTCAGCATCAGCTTGGGTACGGTACTTAACGAAGTGTACTTCGGGTTTGCTGGCGGTGCTCTGTACGGAGTTCAATTTGTTGGCCAAATCGCCGATGTCAGCTTGTTTGCTGAGCACATAGATGGCGGTGCGTTCTTCGCCAGCAGATTTAGCCAATTGCAGAGCAGCGTTCTCGAGTCCAGAGTTCTCAGGTCCCTTAATGAAGACGACGCGCAAGTTCTTCTTCAATGAGTTGCCAATATTGTCAGCGGCGCCAGCATCATCGAATTCATGTTCGGGTGCCGAGTAGGTGTAGTATTCCTTGTTGAATTCGTTGGCTGGCTGTATGGGTTCGGAGAGCTGAGCGGCACCCACTTGTGGCTGCGTATTGGCGGCATATTCGTAttgagcagcagcggcagcgacCAGACAAAGCACCTGTAAGGCGGCGGAAGAGAAAGTGTGTTAATAGAGTTTTGTTTAATCCTTGTGTTTCTTGGGTATTTGTAGTAATccttatttgtataaaatttgaagaatttgcTTTGCTTCTAACTCACCACAATCACacgcattttgttgtttgtagagAAGGTTATGGCACTTGAGTGTTTATTACTGAATGAGTATCAAACTGTTTGTGTCCTAACAAAGCGGCGCACGCGCTATTTATAGGCGACTAGCCACGTATCGGCTCTGAAATATGTCGCcgacgccgccgccgccgccctACGCACTACACCAACATATGCTGCGTCTAATTGCAGCTTCTTCAAGAGCAACAAAACTTGTTCCTCCGtctaagtaattaattaaattcaatcgctggtgtgtatgcatgtgtaatATGCGCGCTGAAGCATAGACAATGCGCCGTTGTCACCAACAAAGCTAATCAGTGCATAGTTTTTTCCCTTTGTTTTAGCCCCAAAGCGTGTGTATTACAAAATTGCACTTAAAATACTGCCACAATTAAGGCCACAAATGCTGTCAACACTTTCCCCATGTGGGCTGCAGTGTGTGCCTTGGCATCGAATTCCAAAATATTGTCACACAACAGGTGAAAACAGGAAAATTTCGTGCGCACTAATAGTATGCAtctcaaaaatcaaatattaaaaaacttgaaatgcatttgcatttcTACTGCAGCACTCAGCGCAGCTTGCAACAGCCCACCAACCAAccgaaaatgcataattaagcGCTGCTTAATTAAAGCCATACACACTCACAGCTACTTACACTGTTATAGGCGAAGTTCAAATACCAGATAAATTAGATGCAGAAATGCAGTGTGTTGCTACGATTTCTTCTAAGCGCATGCGCTTGACGACAAACTACAAACTGATAGTGCACACGCCcttacatttttacatacatacatacgcgtgCACTCAACATAAATGTCGCACGCgttaaaaatatgtgtaaatgctAATAGCTCCGCCATTTCATTGTCCCAATACCGTTAGCCCTCCTACCTACTTCACATGTTTGTGCGTGTGCCACTCGTGCTGCTATTTGCCTTTATGTCTTCTCCACATTTCTTTTTACATCTTCCGTTTTGTTCGCTGATTTCAACCAATCGCGTGTCAGCGCTGCTTTCTTTGTTCAGTTTTTTGTGCAAATTCGTGGCTATTTTGGATCCTAAAACTATGCTTCGAATATGGTTTTTGCAATATATTATTCCTAATATTTGATAAATCTgatataataacaattattgaattataataatgaagaaatgtgaaatcaaCGTATAAACAATTTGAAGCGAAGAAGAAGAGATCAAACTACGAAACTGGCTTCTGAAAACACTTGCGTGTTATCAAACTAATGATTAGAATGAAAACAATTAGAGTAATTAAAATGAggaacatacattcatataccaTGGGAGGATTCATCAATCGTTTTTCACAAATTCGATAAAAAATACACTGTTTAAGATAATGATTACATATAATAGACAAAGAACTTCTTAGTAATTTACACAGAAGGAACCAAGGTGAATAGCAGTGTAAATGTAGGATTTGTCTCTCAGCGAAAAACAAATCTAACTCTTCAGGTGTTCAACTTTTCTTCCAAACGATTCTGATAAAACATTTACTATTCTAGGAAAGCGATCGAAGCTCAAAAACctgaattttaacatttttattagtaTTATGCGTCTGTGGTAGAGATCTATCCAAACAATTGCATGCTACTAACCAAGATTGTCCCTATAGTAATAGCGTTCACATCTTTGAACTAATGAATTTGGtatgataataaaatataaatcataaataagcaaaatagaaGTAGTCACATGGAAAATGGAACTAGTCACATTAACATAGCAAATAATTGGATTACCGATCCAAAACTAAACATAGCCGAGGTTTATATCTTCAATATCTAGTCATAAAATATCTCTTGTCATACCTTTGTAGAGCTCACTATATACCGTAGAGCCGTTTTCAgcagtttaaaaattaatgcgtTAAGCAAAATCATCCTCTGGAGATTTGTTCTAGTAAAACTAACCATTTCATAACATAAATATACTATACAACTTTCCTCTAGATAGTACAAAAGTTCAgtacatttattaaaaagacTATgctgattttgaaaaatgtatggactttccataaaaatatgaaagccTAACTACAAGAGCTAAATGatatgaatatacaaaaaaatcgctaaactttcatttaaaaattggtCATCACTTCATACACTACGTAGGCAGATTAACACATGGATTTAGCAGCAATTAAGAAAGAAACAATTAGAGATAAATTAATGAGCACGATGTTTAGGCCATAAACATGAACTAAacaatagttttaaaatgtgCGTAGGCTAAGGATGAACGTAtgtaaataatacttttattaTAGACATTATATATGatatcaaatattataaattgttggcAATCCcacgaatttttttaaaataatttatataacccTTTTTCATAACTAATAAAGCAGTgattaattgcatttaatgaatacattttttgtataatttgaaTTTCACTTAAGGCAGGGTTGTGTTAAATTCTCGCAATAAAACCGAAACTGCTTCCAACTGGGGTATAACATTtcgcaaacaacaataaaacaacaaaaatctggtagatacaaagaaaatattaaaattgaaactaTTTATTGGGGTTAAAGATGGATTAGCGCTTGTATCAAAAGGTTTTTGtatcataaattaatttcttaatcAACCACTAATGACACCTATagtgaaaaaattagaaaaaatagtgaaaaagtGGATAAAAATAGCCTCAGCATGTATACTACAGTAGTCACCGAAACACGAATGGATTATGACTAATGATCAGTGGCAGACGCGACAGATTCATGTTATGTGTGTGACTCATCAGCTGTTTGAGTGTGAGTTTAACGAAGCGCTTGAGAAACTGCATAGAATTCGAGTTCGcattaaagagaattaaaaataattagtttttaataatcagtttaattttaattttatttatacaatttattaatcACTTTTGTCGAAATTTCTACAAAAGCGCGGCCCAAAACCTGTCAATATTTTGAACATGAATGTATGCTCAAATATTGTACGTATATAATTAATTACGCTGATTATCATAAACTGTTAAAATTGCTTCATTTTCCGTTAAACACGTAAACAATTAAAACCACATAATGGGCGCCAAGTATTatatcattttgaaaaaaaaaatcagttaaatatttcattatctgTTTTCATCGAACATATAAAACACTATACCATACCATACCATAAtcgtataaaattaattttacatcatacaaatattttacgacaacaataaacaaagcaCAGTTGACGCTACCAAACTACACATTGAAAGCGACGAACAAAGAATCTCCCAAATAATGACGATGGAAATCAAGAGGAATTCAAAACATAAAAGCTCGAAGAAAAGCATTCAAAATCGGTTATATATACGACTGTCGCTTCGTACGAGCGGTAACTGAATATGACAGAAGCGAAAGGCTATAAATTTAAAAGTGAAACAATGACAATAAAGGCATAATGGGAGTTTAAAGTGTTTGAATAGTATTAGGAAATACTTAGTGGATCTATCTAATCATCTTCTGGAtttagatttttgttttgttgtgacaAAAGAGATAGTTTGGAAGGAAATTGTCCTATTGAAATCAtcctaataatatttataattttattttgaagatAGACTGgatttcataattatatttttattgtttcccTCTCTTTCCTTGAAATGTAATTTCCTACCATATCTCTTAGAATGGACTCAACAGATTTTAAGGAATATTTTCAGGATGAAGAGAGACGTTTCCAGAATGCTGAACTCACGTTCTTCTAGCAAATATGATCGATTGAGCTATTCAAAAGAATTTCGCAGTAGGAACGATAGGTCAGGTTAAGGTATGAAAAATTGGATTCATTGTCTAAGAGGCTACTCTCTTTACTTTACCACTAGCTTCTTTACAATCTTAACTTAAAGACATCATCAAGCAAAATCttgatttaatttttgagaACGGTATTCATGATTCAAGATATTTGTATAGTTCTTTTAATACCATTCCTCAAATACCATTCACAAAGCGATTTCTTTTTCTACTCCATTCAACAAAGGTCAGTCATTCAAGAATCGCCTTATTGTTTTCCTTCCTCTCTCTCAGTCTCGCATTTGTAATTTGGCGCCTTTATAATTGctataaaaccaataaaaaactGATTTCCTTTCAATTTGTTATGAAAAATttgattattgttttattatataattctcATTCAATGCGTTAATTAGCCAaaagtttatattaattttgtttcttttgaaGCCTTTGACAATTCAGTCACGCTGCGCTATGTTTTCGATCtagataagttttttttttacatttccgtTTT
This genomic interval carries:
- the LOC114803492 gene encoding uncharacterized protein LOC114803492, whose translation is MRVIVVLCLVAAAAAQYEYAANTQPQVGAAQLSEPIQPANEFNKEYYTYSAPEHEFDDAGAADNIGNSLKKNLRVVFIKGPENSGLENAALQLAKSAGEERTAIYVLSKQADIGDLANKLNSVQSTASKPEVHFVKYRTQADAENAQRAIQSQYDTLPGASSNHNGGSAPVLDFASKAAAAPAPAAAPAAPANTYIPPQAQAYLPPGRRF